Genomic window (Ureibacillus composti):
TTATTCTTCGCCTTTTACAGTAATATGAAGGTAAATGCCTGTTTTTAAAGTTTTACCTTTTGTATCCTTAATAGAAGGATGTGTTAGTAACATATACTCAGCACCAGGTGTTAAAGGTTCTTTAGGAGTAATCATTACTTGATTTCCATTTACTTCGTAAGAAAATTCAATCTGATCTCCACCAAGTTCGATTAACTCAATTGAATCTTCACTTATTGTTTCGCTAATTTCCTTATTAAATGTGATATTAAATGTTTTTGTTGTTGGCACATTTTTTAAGCTTTTTAACTGTTTATAGTTAGTTAATTTCGATTTAATACTGTCATAATGGGCTTGATAGAGTGGTTCTGTTGTAGTTACTATATTAGGCGTTACCCCAACACCCTTCACAAGCGTTCCTTTAGGTCCAATAAATTCTCCTATTGTTAACTTTAGATAACTTCCATCAGATAATTCATAGAAGCCTTGCATTGTCCCTTTGCCGTATGTTGTCTCTCCGTATAGGATGGCAGACTTTTGATCAAGTAAAGCAGCAGCTGTCATTTCTGAAGCACTAGCACTGAAACGGTTAACTAGAACGCATGTATTAGCGGGAAATTGCGTTGTTTGTTTAATTGCAGGTGTAACATACATTCCCGTAGAAAGTCTTAATCGATAGGCATTAAGTGCGTTAGGGAACATGCCAATTA
Coding sequences:
- a CDS encoding S41 family peptidase; protein product: MKKIAPILFSLILFLMLPLNTFASNLDDIKAIIESDYVGEIDGDLQNATTIEDVIEMLDPYSAYFTAQEYAAFTDSVDLKSVGIGVVLEKHEKGILIVDVIENGSAHKSDIIPGDIITKVGNRSTVDMTIEEAQSLILGEENTRVVLTILKTTGTTVEKLITRQSFTLPNVTTDLLYGNVGYISLNSFSMDGAKLVTNAYNNLKKQGATSFILDLQYNGGGYVSTAEELIGMFPNALNAYRLRLSTGMYVTPAIKQTTQFPANTCVLVNRFSASASEMTAAALLDQKSAILYGETTYGKGTMQGFYELSDGSYLKLTIGEFIGPKGTLVKGVGVTPNIVTTTEPLYQAHYDSIKSKLTNYKQLKSLKNVPTTKTFNITFNKEISETISEDSIELIELGGDQIEFSYEVNGNQVMITPKEPLTPGAEYMLLTHPSIKDTKGKTLKTGIYLHITVKGEE